In Sciurus carolinensis chromosome 4, mSciCar1.2, whole genome shotgun sequence, the sequence tgtccttaaaaataaataaacaaactaaagtGATTTCTACTAAAAAACGGAAGCATTCCTTTCCATGAcaggttttcttcagttttcatatTATCCATAATTTAGAGTCATTTTTAAGCATGTCTATTCTTGAGATAAACATATGTGAACAGTCATGCTTTTTGTAGGGATAACTTATTTCTATAGATTCTGTACtacttaagaaaagaaaatctagcctggtgcagtggtgcatgccagtaatcccagcggctcgggaggctaaggcaggacgatcgtgagttcaaagtcagccttggcaacagtgaggggctaagcaactcactgagaccctgtttctaaatagaatacaaaatagggttggggatgtagctcagtggttaagtgcacctgagttcaatcctcagtaccaccccCCCCCATGCTgtcccacaaaaaagaaaagaaaatctaaaactcTGGATATTAGAAGCCAAGAATGTGaatgatatttcaaaaatactCACATGCTGAATGTAAGGTAAACAGACAGCCCAGGAAATTCCAAAGGTtgcaggggtgggaggatggaaaatataaatttcattaattgatggcaataattaaaacaattttgaagatGAGAATATAAACATTATATACCTTCACAACATCAACCCAGTTCCAGCCTCGAGGCAGTTCCCCTTTGTGATCTGGAGgataaaatagagtaattttatttctaagacaGGTCACCTAGTTTCAAACTTTCTAACAAATATGATTTTGTACTTTATATATAGCAAATAGATTAAAAGTTTAAATCACACAttactaagtaaaaaaaaaagtttatcatcTTTGTGAGTTGAAAGCACCATTTTCCTGTGAATACTTGCAAAGTATTTGATGTATAtcccttttttccatttatttctattcAAGACAAAACCTATTATCAAGGAAAAAATACACAGGTGGGTTGGGATCAGTTTATTAGTTTCATGGGTTGCACATTCTTCTTTATATAATATAAAGTCTGCTTATTAAGTAAGAAGTTGTGCTAGTTCACTGTGTCATGAGTGAGTGTTTCACACCAGGAAGTTAGGACAATATAGGAAGCCTCATAAGAAAATGTGTGGCTTCAAGACAAAGAAGAGGCCTACTTAACTTATATAAAATTGGTTATGCTCTGataaagtattatttaaataattcttcaGAAAGGGTTTTACTTTATTGAGAATGCTTGAAAACCAGTTCATGAGAACTTACAgaagaattcattcttttaatataatagtcacattttaaaaaatctatactatttaaaaattctttcattcgAATGGTTTGATTTCTTTTATGCTTCAAGCATGCTCTATGTATGTCTTATGAAGTCATCAAATCTATACTAAAAAACAATACTGATTGAGAATACGTaaccaaaaatctgaaattcaaaatgtttcAACATTAGAAACTgaatagttttagattttggagatttcagATTGTGGATTTCTAGAATAGAGTTGCAACTGGTaactatgcaaatattctaaaattagaatGTTTCTGGTCCCAAGAATTTTGGATgagggatattcaacctgtattaatttttttttttttttttttttttttttgcggtgctggggatcgaacccagggccttgtgcttacaaggcaagcactctaccaactgagctatctccccagcccccaacctgtattaattttaaagtaaggGAAAAAGAAACTAATCCCAGGATTCTTTTGGttttcaatatctttttttagttgaagatggacacgatatttttatgtggtgctgaggatcgaacctagcgCTTCAcaaatgttaggcaagtgctctagcactgagctataaccaCACCCCCTAGCCCAGAATTCTTATAGGAAATAAGCAATACTACTGGAGCTCAATTTTAGATGCcaatggttccttcctctttcaTGCCAATAAGAATCTCATCCTACTGGTTGTTGTTTATGAGGTACACAGTGGAAGATCACTAATTTTGGTTAACTAAACCTTACCCACAGTGCTGGGtcctattaaaattttattaggaaTTAAAGCTTCAAGTCACTAACTCCTACAATGCcattataagaagaaaacaacTAATTTAGATGAGTATCATCAAAGAGATGAAGGTTGGGagatattaatgaaaaaaatgatcagAGGTCATTCCGTATGAAAGCAACATGTAACTGACACAGTTGCTAAAACACTGCAAAAAGATAGTGACCAAATTTCTAGAAAACAGACCATAACAGTTAACAATTCCTTATTTCCACTGTTTATATCTTAATGCTGCTTTGAcatgaggtgtaacagatttttagatttttatttcacaaatgattATAATTTCTAAATGTCGTATGGGGGACCAACACAgggttcctttctttttattctgccattggaagacattaaataaaacataaaccaCCAATCCTACcacaagagaaagagaattttaaaccCCCTCACCAAAATAAGAGCACTGGTTTTTAGTAACAGGAATTTTGTAACCTCACACCAGTAGCACACAGGTGTTTaagtataaatgtatatacatgatAATGTCCATATTTTCCCTAACTAGGAAAAATTCACAGACTGATATCAATTTGCAAATTTCTAGGTTAAATAAAGATAACAAGAATATTGTTGAAGTTTGTAATCCTTTCCTAAAGGACTGGTTTAGGACACATGAGAATTCtattcttaaatctttttttttaaattttttttttgtagttgtagatggacaataggccttcattttatgtttatttttatgtggtgctgaggattgaacccagtgcctcacacatgccagacaagcgctttgccactgagctatagccccaacccTATTCTTAAATCTTATTGTGGTTTACAAATAAGCTAACTATACACACAATTATTAAATAATGCTAAGATAATACCATTATCAGACTTCATTTCAAGAGAGAGGTCTATTCCacacaatttttaatattatgtacaCCTGCcacaaaggaaaattagaaaactcCAAAAAACATGCTAGAGTATATAAGTAGGACACTATTCCAATGTTGCTCATCTCCAGACTCATTTATACTTTGCCATTCAGTGTGGGGAGCCaaccttatctagcagaatcagatgagttcaggccatgggacacagaggcctggcttccagcAACTAGCAGCCACGGAGGTATGTCTCAGATTGCCAGGAAGTATGAGGCGcttgtgggagtggttccctgtctagtttccctgagaaaatggctcccctaattccaactcatcctgttcatcatagaagaagctcctcctgttCTAGTCCCTTTTACCAGTGTGACTATAAATTAAAGGAGAGTTAGGCTACTCCATGTTGGTAGAGGCCAGAggtggtatggccagacccatcacatcccctctcatttaaaaagagtattggctcttttTAATTATCTAATTATTAATTATCTAATTATTGATTAGATAATTTTATGGGTAactgattgatttatagccaacatcatcctccggcagttaacccttttctcatccacgtggGATGTGGCTGAGACCCCCACAACTCAATTaccttattttcaaatgattatcTCTTGTGATAAAGTAGTATTAAATACCTACAATATTCCTGTACTGTGACCAAGAGGTCTCTGATCTAAATGTTCCAAGAATAAAGAATAGAGAATTAATCTTCTAAACCTAAGTATATTAAGCATCCATATCACACTAAAAAGCAATCCATTTATCTGTgttataaaaagacaaaaaaataacacaaacctGTTTTGTCAGCCAGTTTACGTTTCTGGGCTTTAGAAAGttgttcttttttgtcttttttcttatttgatggAGCTGTATTAGGAGTTTCAACAGAGATGATATTGCTTATGGatgtctaagaaaaaaataaaaaagaagaaacagttcTTAGACTTCTACCTTAAAAATTACTCAGTTACACAAAATATAGCTATACCTAAAAAGGGTTGAAAATTTCTAGACTTATGAAATGCAAGCATCCTATTATTATTACTCATTTGTTAAATTGGGTACCCTTAACACATAATTAATTTCACTCCATAGTTCACATCAAAGAACATAACAAAGTGCAAGAGTTAAAACCAAACCCTAAGAAGGAAGATTTGATTATCTGCATTATGTTAAAGATCCCAGGTTCAAGATTGGGAGATAAATCAATAGTTTTACAATTTGGTTAACTTTTACTATTTGGAAACTTAAACTTGTACCTACCTAGAACATCCTGATTCCctgaagaaaatctttaaaacatttggGTTTGTATAGTCAGTATTTATGATAGCTAAAATTTACAATGCTTACTAGGTGTTAACCACTGCtgtaaatgttttacatatatcaCTCATTTGATTCTTCCTATAATCTTATAAGACAGACACTATTACAACCCTCATTTTGCTGATGAGAAACTAAGTATAGATATATTAAAACACTTGCCCGAAGTCATAGAGTTAATAAGTGGTACAGTGAGGATCTGAACTCAGGCAGGCTGGCCCTCAGTCATTGGGCTTAGTTACCACCCTCTCCTCCATTTGTCTCTCAGTTTTCTTCTATGTGTTCTGTTGAGAATGTGGAAGCCATAACCATTCAAGTAGAAAACACCAACTTTGCTGCCAAAAAGCTTATAGTATGGTTCCCAGGACAAAAGTCAATTAATGGTGACAACTGAAAGTCTTTTAGTGCAAGGCTGGATGCAGAAAGGATTTATATTTGATGTTTCAGGTCATAAAGAtaactatttcttaaaaatttctagaagtaaaataattattttttctattcacCAAGGTCTCCTAAAGCTATAACACCTTCAAACTGAACTATGACAAggctatttataaaaataagccTCATGGAGAAAGcaatttcatacatattttagtACTACAAAAGAAATCCTTTAGATAATCTAAGTTCTGTAAAGAgattaagtaaattttaaaactactaggttcttggactggggatgtggcttagcaaTAGAAAACTTGTCTGGCATGCActaaggcccagggttcaatccccagccctccaaaaaTCAAAAtcgaaaacaaacaaacaacaacaacaaaaaactaggTTCTAGTTTTATGAGAATAAGTATTCTACTTTTGATGAACTCTCCttccaatttcaaaaaaaattaatgaacaaaaattaatCACTAGCggaccaaaaccaaaacaacaaaaagaaacttgCAAAAAAATCATCATATACTCACGGTAGAATTAACGGGATGGTGATTCTCCATGAACTGCTCTTTATTGTCTTTGGCATATTCAAACAATGTATAGGTCATAGCAGTTCCAAGATTCACTTCCACGGCCTCCTGTAACTTGGCTAATATACTCTGCTTTACAGCTGAAGATCTACAATGCAGAACAAACATgttaaaaggaaagtaaaatagagagtacaatgaaaaaaaaacaattaaaacaaaactactcACATGGTGTTGTTAAAAAAAGCGTTCATAGATATAATTGGAGGTGTTTGGGGATATGTTTCTGTCCAGGAAATCTCTATTAAGAAGGCTTTGGGATCACCATTTTCACCTATCTGAAGAAAAGGGAAATCTTAGGCTTGTGAAAAGTGATAAAAAGACAGAGTGCTAAAtcataatcttcaaaataattaaTTCTTTCCAATACTCATGCTTAGATAAGAAAcgtaatattttgaaaatttcagggGTACAGGCTAAGACTGAGCAGGCCAAGTAGAATATAAAGGGAGTCTAATTTAGTACCAGTCAACCTGAATAGGTTTAGTTTATACCCATGGCCTATCTCTCAATCAGTGTATTAGCTTTTCTAGTACCAAGGCCacatcttataaatattttttgttttcaccaAGTTTGTGAGGGTGAAGATAAGACATCATCTGGGGGAATAAGAAGAAAATGGGGagccacagtggcacatgcctgtaatcccaggggcttgggaagctgagacagaaggattgcgagttcaaagtcagacccagcaaagcaagttagtgaggcacaaagcaactttgtgggatcctgtcccaaaataaaaaaaattcaaaaaaaaaaaaaaaagggctggggatgtggctcagtgattaagcactcctgagttcaattcctggtatcaaaaaaaaaataaaggacaaaaataataatccatAAACTTGAAATTCATCTTTGTCTTAAATTCTCTGACTACAACATCACAACAGGCATAAAGAACAAGTAAATCAATATACATTAACACAATTCCAAGAAACGAGAAAATGAGGtataaaattgagagaaaaaagaaaaagataaagaataaggaaaagtAATGCCTTAGCCCTGAGAGCAATTCCTGAATAATTTAAGcatgtcttttgtttcttttgctcgccattttttctctttaaattttaatcttaaaactGAAATAGTACAATGAATGCTCACTGAAATTTATTTACCAAGTAATTTTTgccccatttattttatttctcctttgttaTCACAGAATTAACTTCTACTCTCCCAATatgtgtaatatttttcttttggttttgttggaACAGtttgaaagtaataaaatgtcttcaaatataCATGGGTAAAGTATCCTAAGAACATTCTCTTTTATAACCACAGGACCATTATCACACCCAAGAAATGTAACATTGATACAAAAATATTACCTAATTTATAATTCATGTTAAAATATCCCCAATCGTATCTAAGGTATCCTTTAACAGACATCACCCCTAACCCACAAATGTATAATTCATTGCAGGATTATGGATTGCATTTGATGTCATGTCTCTATTCTACTTTAATTTAGAAGAGTCCCCAGTACTCTTCCCtgtttttcaaatgtcttttatGATAATAAGAATCTAGGCTAGTTTTTTTGTATAAAGTCCCAGATATGGACTGATTGTTGCCTTTATAAAGatttaaattcaacatttttgGTAAGGATACTATATAGGTGATGTGGTATACTCTCTTGGCATCTTCTAGGGAGGCACATAAAATCTGGAATCATCGTTGCTGATCCTAAATTTGATCACTTGGTTAAGGTATTCTCCAGATCTCTTCAATGATAAGGtaccttttcattttgtaatcAAGCAATCTTGTGGGGGTAATACTATAAAACTGTGTGAATATCTTGTTTCTCAACAACCTTTTACCCCAAGGTTTTAGCATCCATTAATAACCCTTACCTGAATCAATTATTGCAAAATGGTAGTTTTCTAATAACACCATGGGACAGTTTGTGAATCAACATCTCCTCcacagctttttttaaaaaaatgttctatttgtttttaaaaatatttatttttaaatagcagtAAGATTAAAATTTTTCACCCCAAATTATTACTTGATTCACCTATACTTTCTGTCCAGTAGTTTTTCATCCTCATCCCCTTAGTCTCAATCATATTCCATACCAATTTAAGGTGAGGCTCAGAAATCACACCAAATAAATGTAGGCATCTATTTATATACCTGTATAAGTTGATTATGGGCACAATAATGCCATCGGTTTATGCTTGTTTTGAATACAGagataataaaaatgtgataaaagttattttttctccattccctaAGTCCTTACAAAAGATATTCTTAGGAATAAATTGCCACATGTCTCACATTATGCTAGTCTTTAAAGGAGATAAGTCATTTAGATAACTCACTACATTGCTGAATAATAGTTTAAAAGAGATAGAACAaggtaggaagaaaaaaagagaatggttAATTAATTGTTTCAAAGTCAGAGCAGAAATAGGAAACATAGGTCAAATATATCATAGAGGAGGCTTGAGTTAGGTCTTAAAGGAGAAGCCAGATGAATAATGGATGAGAGgtaagagaaagaacaaagaatatatcaaacaacataatatttaaaaaattcagggaAA encodes:
- the Rwdd4 gene encoding RWD domain-containing protein 4 isoform X3; the encoded protein is MSANEDQEMELEALRSIYEGDESFRELSPVSFQYRIGENGDPKAFLIEISWTETYPQTPPIISMNAFFNNTISSAVKQSILAKLQEAVEVNLGTAMTYTLFEYAKDNKEQFMENHHPVNSTTSISNIISVETPNTAPSNKKKDKKEQLSKAQKRKLADKTDHKGELPRGWNWVDVVKHEIDKQVFIPNMTGKHDKLQSFYPAKKNKD
- the Rwdd4 gene encoding RWD domain-containing protein 4 isoform X5, with the protein product MNAFFNNTISSAVKQSILAKLQEAVEVNLGTAMTYTLFEYAKDNKEQFMENHHPVNSTTSISNIISVETPNTAPSNKKKDKKEQLSKAQKRKLADKTDHKGELPRGWNWVDVVKHEIDKQVFIPNMTGKHDKLQSFYPATLLWIYSFKNCVVGLEG
- the Rwdd4 gene encoding RWD domain-containing protein 4 isoform X2 — its product is MELEALRSIYEGDESFRELSPVSFQYRIGENGDPKAFLIEISWTETYPQTPPIISMNAFFNNTISSAVKQSILAKLQEAVEVNLGTAMTYTLFEYAKDNKEQFMENHHPVNSTTSISNIISVETPNTAPSNKKKDKKEQLSKAQKRKLADKTDHKGELPRGWNWVDVVKHEIDKQVFIPNMTGKHDKLQSFYPATLLWIYSFKNCVVGLEG
- the Rwdd4 gene encoding RWD domain-containing protein 4 isoform X1, translating into MSANEDQEMELEALRSIYEGDESFRELSPVSFQYRIGENGDPKAFLIEISWTETYPQTPPIISMNAFFNNTISSAVKQSILAKLQEAVEVNLGTAMTYTLFEYAKDNKEQFMENHHPVNSTTSISNIISVETPNTAPSNKKKDKKEQLSKAQKRKLADKTDHKGELPRGWNWVDVVKHEIDKQVFIPNMTGKHDKLQSFYPATLLWIYSFKNCVVGLEG
- the Rwdd4 gene encoding RWD domain-containing protein 4 isoform X4 — translated: MSANEDQEMELEALRSIYEGDESFRELSPVSFQYRIGENGDPKAFLIEISWTETYPQTPPIISMNAFFNNTISSAVKQSILAKLQEAVEVNLGTAMTYTLFEYAKDNKEQFMENHHPVNSTTSISNIISVETPNTAPSNKKKDKKEQLSKAQKRKLADKTDHKGELPRGWNWVDVVKHLSKTGSKDDE